From a single Streptomyces liliifuscus genomic region:
- a CDS encoding protein kinase domain-containing protein, whose protein sequence is MGEVFLARDDQQRTVAVKVIRPELAANRDFRIRFRREVDAARAVSGRYTATVVDADPDGPVPWLATAHILGPTLADAVEEHGPLPPKSVLALGAGLAEALIAVHSAGLVHRDLKPSNVLLSAEGPRVIDFGIVRATDGYELTLSGVLLGSPRYMCPEHATGDPMGPEGDVFCLGSVLAFAATGNAPFDGSSAATLLYQVVHGTPDLTGVPDPLDTIIELCLDKSPTARPTPDRVSAACAPGGTDALDWEGWLPEPVAASISRQAADLMDLDLGPGPIADVVEREPARATTGRTAATGVRSDPRATVQQLVTERPSPHRVVFPEAPSPGQQPGRSPDPVTHRARRSARPRPSRRTVLAAAALGVVTLGSGVAALLGEPKERTESAPKPTGPAPKPLWVYRGDPLVEAPAVFYKDTALLKSQSGALFCLGLADGTSPRWIYRGISQSPTPPLLVSGDVVALGTGATVLGVDPVTGIERFSLDFGEDFRFDTLLGGFNDQRVTISGLRFSRPEGSQGSATSTNVVLNTDLRERRADVIPISEEDIGLDLKPVMASRRFIYMDGLHRLTARGTASTGDVLWRRPMNSDSDARSAPVVLGGTVFAVDSELIAVDVESGAVRWRVKEEKGGFASVAATAGTVYCTTRSPHGVQAFDAADGTRRWFRRTPRLDLGNALVAGGGAVFVTAARNRDGFYAIDAQKGELLWNFTDGQDAGINDWQLACDSDGPLIAQHFNKVYALPIPRP, encoded by the coding sequence ATGGGGGAGGTCTTCCTCGCCCGGGACGATCAGCAGCGGACCGTGGCCGTCAAGGTCATCCGGCCGGAGCTGGCCGCGAACAGGGACTTCCGGATCCGTTTCCGGCGCGAGGTGGACGCGGCACGTGCGGTGAGCGGCAGATACACGGCGACCGTCGTGGACGCCGATCCGGACGGCCCCGTCCCCTGGCTCGCCACCGCGCACATCCTCGGTCCGACGCTGGCCGACGCGGTTGAGGAGCACGGACCGCTGCCACCGAAGTCGGTTCTGGCCCTCGGGGCCGGACTCGCCGAGGCGCTGATCGCCGTGCACTCCGCGGGGCTGGTGCACCGCGATCTCAAACCGTCCAATGTGCTGCTCTCCGCCGAGGGCCCGCGGGTCATCGACTTCGGCATCGTCCGGGCCACCGACGGCTACGAACTCACCCTGTCCGGAGTGCTGCTCGGCTCACCGCGGTACATGTGCCCCGAGCACGCCACGGGTGACCCGATGGGCCCCGAGGGAGACGTGTTCTGTCTCGGCTCGGTCCTCGCCTTCGCCGCCACCGGGAACGCGCCCTTCGACGGCTCGTCGGCGGCCACCCTGTTGTACCAAGTGGTGCACGGTACGCCGGATCTGACGGGCGTTCCGGATCCGCTGGACACGATCATCGAGCTCTGCCTCGACAAGTCCCCGACGGCCCGGCCCACTCCGGACCGGGTGTCGGCGGCGTGCGCGCCCGGTGGTACGGACGCGCTGGACTGGGAGGGCTGGCTGCCGGAACCCGTGGCCGCATCGATCAGCCGGCAGGCCGCCGACCTCATGGACCTGGACCTCGGGCCCGGACCGATTGCGGACGTCGTCGAGCGGGAGCCCGCCCGCGCCACCACCGGCCGCACGGCCGCCACCGGTGTCCGCAGCGACCCGCGCGCGACCGTTCAGCAACTCGTCACCGAGCGCCCGAGCCCCCATCGCGTCGTCTTCCCCGAAGCCCCGTCGCCCGGCCAGCAGCCCGGGAGGTCGCCCGACCCGGTCACCCACCGCGCGCGGCGGTCGGCCCGGCCGCGTCCCTCCCGCCGTACGGTCCTCGCGGCCGCCGCGCTCGGCGTCGTCACTCTCGGTTCCGGCGTCGCCGCACTGCTCGGTGAGCCGAAGGAGCGGACCGAGTCGGCCCCGAAGCCGACCGGTCCGGCGCCGAAGCCGCTGTGGGTCTACCGGGGCGACCCGCTCGTCGAGGCCCCGGCGGTCTTCTACAAGGACACGGCCCTGCTGAAGTCGCAGTCGGGCGCGTTGTTCTGCCTCGGGCTCGCCGACGGCACCAGTCCCCGGTGGATCTACCGGGGCATCAGCCAGTCCCCCACCCCGCCGCTCCTCGTCTCGGGCGATGTCGTCGCCCTCGGCACCGGCGCTACCGTGCTGGGCGTCGACCCGGTCACCGGCATCGAACGGTTCTCCCTGGACTTCGGGGAGGACTTCCGGTTCGACACGCTGCTCGGCGGATTCAACGACCAGCGGGTCACCATCTCAGGGCTGCGGTTCAGCCGCCCGGAAGGGTCGCAGGGGTCGGCCACCTCCACGAACGTCGTCCTCAACACGGATCTGCGGGAGCGCCGGGCCGATGTCATCCCCATCAGCGAGGAGGACATCGGCCTCGATCTGAAGCCCGTCATGGCATCCCGCCGCTTCATCTACATGGACGGGCTGCACCGCCTGACGGCCCGTGGCACCGCGAGCACCGGGGACGTGCTGTGGCGCCGGCCCATGAACTCCGACTCGGACGCCCGCTCGGCCCCGGTGGTGCTCGGCGGAACCGTCTTCGCCGTCGACAGCGAACTCATCGCCGTGGACGTGGAGTCCGGCGCCGTGCGCTGGCGGGTGAAGGAGGAGAAGGGCGGATTCGCCTCCGTGGCCGCCACGGCCGGCACGGTGTACTGCACCACCAGGAGCCCGCACGGCGTCCAGGCGTTCGACGCCGCCGACGGCACCCGGCGCTGGTTCCGCCGGACCCCTCGGCTCGATCTGGGCAACGCCCTCGTCGCGGGCGGCGGAGCGGTGTTCGTCACGGCCGCCCGCAACAGGGACGGGTTCTACGCGATCGACGCCCAGAAGGGCGAGCTGCTCTGGAACTTCACCGACGGCCAGGACGCCGGCATCAACGACTGGCAACTCGCCTGCGACAGCGACGGCCCGCTGATCGCCCAGCACTTCAACAAGGTGTACGCCCTCCCGATACCGCGGCCCTGA